One Denticeps clupeoides chromosome 12, fDenClu1.1, whole genome shotgun sequence genomic window carries:
- the zmynd8 gene encoding protein kinase C-binding protein 1 isoform X5: MHPQSLAEEEVKAESDACEGMEISTRSKVAESGSVDRIAQKRKLPSPPHSSNGHSPSETSPSPVKKKKKPGAVNSSKDQSELRHGPFYYVKQPALTTDPVDVVPQDGRNDFYCWVCHREGQVLCCELCPRVYHAKCLKLAAEPEGDWFCPECEKITVAECIETQSKAMTMLTLDQLSYLLKFALQKMKQPGDTPSFSAHPPPATTLQKKAFNWTEPFQKPVSLEQHPDYAEYIFHPMDICTLEKNIKKKMYGCTEAFLADVKWILHNCIIYNGGNHKLTATAKVIVKICEHEMNEIEVCPECYLSACQKRDNWFCEPCSNPHPLVWAKLKGFPFWPAKALRDKDGQVDARFFGQHDRAWVPINNCYLMSKEIPFSVKKTKSIFNSAMQEMEVYVENIRRKFTVFNYAPFRTPYTPENQFQMLLDPSNPAAGSVRPDKQEKIKFSFDMTASPKMLMGKTMHSTGSSGAAIGRRISLTDMPRSPMSTNSSAHTGSDGEQEDKGQARAPLSHSSTGEESLDCNASPVPARQGLTGNAIDSPKPFHSQGPAVGVKQEKAPPTASILNLNLDRSKAEMDLKELSESVQQQQQQGAPPTLTSPKRQIRSRFQLTLDKTIESCKAQLGIDEISEDVYKGVEDSEDSDKSDSSDSEYASDEEKPKESQEACTDDKMEKEVSKRKPKTTSSPPHCSENQPPNTEGSAANTSSDSEPVTKPITASSPAKDRQVTNPDKEPPERLKGAPASPVVCDKPKNSEEVRVPPISDADVDSDSERELVIDLGEEQGGRERKRIKRDPATVTALKEPSTKSEGKGSTTLSGPAPSQQNTQASFNPSPKDPAQPATAIAPSILTFPAAPSSSSSSSTPASASLPGSAPSSVPSAPAAPITMVKKQRPLLPRETVPVVQRAVVWNPSTKFQTSSQKWHMQKVQRQQQSQHAVAQTQAQPLPPDQQQPISPSSAAQQPSSSTRYQTRQAVKAVQQKDSVLSTSTSSVTLVTSTPVSVATGITGGTVSSSATSSSSSSGAVDFHIPTASADVAADIAKYTNKIMDAIKGTMTEIYNDLSKSTSGNTIAEIRRLRIEIEKLQWLHQQELSEMKHNLELTMAEMRLSLEQERERLVAEVKKQMEQEKQQAVDETKKKQWCANCRKEAIFYCCWNTSYCDYPCQQAHWPEHMKSCTQSATASQQETEMEASTEAPHKTSGPPSTTQNPLKDSTATAGPEQDCDTEKNKDSVTVSMS; this comes from the exons CTTAGCAGAAGAGGAAGTTAAGGCAGAGTCAGATGCCTGTGAGGGCATGGAGATCTCCACACGGTCAAAAG TTGCAGAGTCTGGTTCTGTGGATCGGATTGCCCAGAAGCGTAAGTTGCCCAGCCCCCCTCACTCATCCAATGGGCACTCTCCATCTGAGACATCTCCCAGCCCagtgaaaaagaagaagaagcccgGGGCGGTCAACAGCAGCAAAGACCAG TCAGAACTAAGACATGGTCCCTTTTACTATGTGAAGCAGCCAGCACTCACCACAGACCCTGTTGATGTTGTACCGCAGGACGGCAGGAATGACTTCTACTGCTGGGTGTGCCACCGGGAGGGCCAGGTGCTCTGCTGCGAGCTGTGCCCCCGCGTGTACCACGCTAAGTGCCTGAAACTGGCCGCCGAGCCCGAGGGCGACTGGTTCTGCCCTGAGTGTGAG AAAATAACAGTAGCTGAATGCATAGAGACTCAGAGCAAAGCGATGACAATGCTAACATTAGACCAGCTGTCCTACCTGCTAAAGTTTGCTCTGCAGAAGATGAAGCAGCCTGGT GATACTCCCAGCTTCTCAGCTCATCCCCCTCCCGCCACCACCTTGCAGAAAAAGGCTTTTAATTGG ACCGAGCCCTTTCAGAAACCCGTGTCTCTGGAGCAGCACCCAGACTATGCAGAGTATATCTTTCACCCCATGGACATCTGTACATTAGAGAAG AacatcaaaaagaaaatgtacggCTGCACTGAAGCTTTTTTAGCCGATGTGAAGTGGATATTGCACAACTGCATAATTTATAATGGTG GTAATCACAAACTGACTGCTACAGCTAAAGTAATAGTGAAAATCTGTGAACACGAG atgAATGAAATTGAAGTTTGTCCAGAGTGCTACTTGTCAGCATGTCAGAAAAGAGACAACTGGTTTTGCGAGCCATGT AGTAATCCCCATCCTCTAGTCTGGGCAAAACTCAAAGGATTCCCATTTTGGCCGGCCAAAGCACTTCGAGACAAAGATGGTCAAGTGGATGCTCGCTTTTTTGGCCAACATGATAG GGCCTGGGTACCAATAAATAACTGCTACCTCATGTCCAAGGAGATACCTTTCTCTGTGAAGAAGACCAAAAGCATCTTCAACAGTGCCATGCAGGAGATGGAGGTCTATGTGGAGAACATACGTCGCAAGTTTACCGTTTTCAACTACGCCCCCTTTCGTACACCCTACACACCCGAAAACCAGTTTCAGATGCTACTGGACCCATCCAACCCTGCAGCTGGCTCTGTCAGACCAGACAAGCAGGAGAAGATCAAGTTCAGCTTCGATATGACTGCATCTCCCAAGATGCTTATGGGCAAAACGATGCATTCGACTGGGAGTAGCGGTGCAGCCATCGGGAGGCGGATCTCATTGACGGACATGCCTCGTTCACCAATGAGCACAAACTCTTCTGCCCACACAGGCTCAGATGGGGAACAGGAGGACAAAGGTCAGGCCAGAGCCCCTCTGAGCCATTCTAGCACAGGAGAGGAGTCGCTGGATTGCAATG CTTCACCTGTTCCAGCCAGACAGGGCCTTACAGGAAATGCTATAGACAGCCCCAAACCATTCCACTCCCAGGGACCTGCTGTAGGGGTCAAGCAGGAGAAAGCTCCTCCTACGGCAAGCATCCTTAACCTCAATCTGG ATCGCAGTAAAGCGGAGATGGACTTGAAGGAGCTTAGCGAGAGTGtgcaacagcagcaacaacaaggGGCACCACCTACACTCACCTCCCCAAAGAGGCAGATCAGGAGCCGCTTCCAGCTAACCCTGGACAAGACCATTGAGAGCTGCAAGGCCCAGTTGG GAATCGATGAGATCTCTGAGGACGTCTACAAGGGTGTGGAAGATTCTGAGGACTCGGACAAGTCTGACTCCAGTGACAGTGAGTACGCCAGTGATGAGGAGAAGCCTAAAGAGAGCCAGGAGGCCTGCACAGATGATAAGATGGAGAAAGAAGTGTCCAAAAGGAAGCCTAAGACTACATCCTCCCCTCCTCATTGCTCTGAAAACCAGCCCCCAAACACAGAAGGGTCAGCTGCCAACACATCATCTGATTCAGAACCTGTGACCAAACCAATCACTGCCAGTTCTCCAGCCAAAGATAGGCAGGTTACCAATCCTGATAAAGAGCCTCCTGAGAGGTTGAAAGGAGCTCCAGCATCCCCCGTGGTCTGTGATAAGCCCAAGAATTCAGAAGAGGTACGGGTGCCACCCATCTCAGATGCAGATGTGGACTCGGACTCAGAGAGGGAGCTGGTGATCGACCTTGGAGAGGAGCAGGGaggcagagagaggaagaggatcaAGAGGGACCCAGCCACTGTCACTGCACTTAAAGAGCCCAGCACCAAATCAGAAG GCAAAGGCTCCACCACACTGAGTGGCCCAGCACCATCACAGCAGAACACTCAAGCCTCCTTCAACCCGAGTCCTAAAGACCCCGCCCAACCAGCCACTGCTATTGCTCCCAGCATCCTCACTTTCCCTGctgccccctcctcctcctcctcctcctccaccccagCCTCTGCCTCTCTTCCTGGCTCTGCCCCGTCCTCAGTTCCCTCTGCACCCGCTGCACCCATCACCATGGTGAAGAAACAGCGCCCCCTGTTGCCCCGAGAGACGGTCCCTGTGGTTCAACGCGCAGTGGTGTGGAACCCCTCCACCAAGTTCCAGACGTCCTCCCAGAAGTGGCACATGCAGAAAGTGCAGCGTCAGCAACAGAGTCAGCATGCGGTTGCGCAGACACAGGCGCAGCCGCTGCCGCCTGACCAGCAGCAGCCGATCTCACCCtcttctgcagcacagcagccgTCCTCCAGTACACGGTACCAGACGCGACAGGCAGTTAAAG CAGTTCAGCAGAAGGACTCTGTGCTCAGCACATCCACCTCATCTGTTACCCTGGTGACCAGCACTCCAGTCTCTGTGGCCACAGGAATCACCGGAGGTACGGTGAGCAGCTCCgccacatcctcctcttcttccagcGGGGCGGTCGACTTCCACATCCCCACTGCCTCTGCAGACGTAGCGGCAGACATCGCTAAGTACACCAACAAA ATAATGGATGCAATCAAAGGGACAATGACAGAGATATACAATGACCTCTCCAAGAGCACTTCAGGAAACACAATAGCCGAG ATCCGACGGCTAAGGATTGAAATTGAGAAGCTGCAGTGGCTGCATCAGCAGGAACTGTCAGAAATGAAGCACAATCTAG AGCTGACCATGGCAGAGATGCGCCTAAGCCTGGAACAGGAGCGGGAGCGGCTGGTGGCAGAGGTGAAGAagcagatggagcaggagaagcagcaggCCGTGGACGAGACCAAGAAGAAGCAGTGGTGCGCCAACTGCAGGAAGGAGGCCATCTTCTACTGCTGCTGGAACACCAGCTACTGCGACTACCCCTGCCAGCAGGCCCACTGGCCTGAGCACATGAAGTCCTGCACACAATCTG caacGGCCTCCCAGCAGGAGACTGAGATGGAGGCCAGCACAGAGGCTCCACACAAAACCAGTGGGCCGCCCAGCACCACTCAAAACCCACTTAAAGACAGCACGGCCACTGCAGGCCCCGAACAGGACTgtgacacagaaaaaaacaaagacagcgTGACAGTCAGCATGTCATAG
- the zmynd8 gene encoding protein kinase C-binding protein 1 isoform X7, translating to MHPQSLAEEEVKAESDACEGMEISTRSKVAESGSVDRIAQKRKLPSPPHSSNGHSPSETSPSPVKKKKKPGAVNSSKDQSELRHGPFYYVKQPALTTDPVDVVPQDGRNDFYCWVCHREGQVLCCELCPRVYHAKCLKLAAEPEGDWFCPECEKITVAECIETQSKAMTMLTLDQLSYLLKFALQKMKQPGTEPFQKPVSLEQHPDYAEYIFHPMDICTLEKNIKKKMYGCTEAFLADVKWILHNCIIYNGGNHKLTATAKVIVKICEHEMNEIEVCPECYLSACQKRDNWFCEPCSNPHPLVWAKLKGFPFWPAKALRDKDGQVDARFFGQHDRAWVPINNCYLMSKEIPFSVKKTKSIFNSAMQEMEVYVENIRRKFTVFNYAPFRTPYTPENQFQMLLDPSNPAAGSVRPDKQEKIKFSFDMTASPKMLMGKTMHSTGSSGAAIGRRISLTDMPRSPMSTNSSAHTGSDGEQEDKGQARAPLSHSSTGEESLDCNASPVPARQGLTGNAIDSPKPFHSQGPAVGVKQEKAPPTASILNLNLDRSKAEMDLKELSESVQQQQQQGAPPTLTSPKRQIRSRFQLTLDKTIESCKAQLGIDEISEDVYKGVEDSEDSDKSDSSDSEYASDEEKPKESQEACTDDKMEKEVSKRKPKTTSSPPHCSENQPPNTEGSAANTSSDSEPVTKPITASSPAKDRQVTNPDKEPPERLKGAPASPVVCDKPKNSEEVRVPPISDADVDSDSERELVIDLGEEQGGRERKRIKRDPATVTALKEPSTKSEGKGSTTLSGPAPSQQNTQASFNPSPKDPAQPATAIAPSILTFPAAPSSSSSSSTPASASLPGSAPSSVPSAPAAPITMVKKQRPLLPRETVPVVQRAVVWNPSTKFQTSSQKWHMQKVQRQQQSQHAVAQTQAQPLPPDQQQPISPSSAAQQPSSSTRYQTRQAVKVQQKDSVLSTSTSSVTLVTSTPVSVATGITGGTVSSSATSSSSSSGAVDFHIPTASADVAADIAKYTNKIMDAIKGTMTEIYNDLSKSTSGNTIAEIRRLRIEIEKLQWLHQQELSEMKHNLELTMAEMRLSLEQERERLVAEVKKQMEQEKQQAVDETKKKQWCANCRKEAIFYCCWNTSYCDYPCQQAHWPEHMKSCTQSATASQQETEMEASTEAPHKTSGPPSTTQNPLKDSTATAGPEQDCDTEKNKDSVTVSMS from the exons CTTAGCAGAAGAGGAAGTTAAGGCAGAGTCAGATGCCTGTGAGGGCATGGAGATCTCCACACGGTCAAAAG TTGCAGAGTCTGGTTCTGTGGATCGGATTGCCCAGAAGCGTAAGTTGCCCAGCCCCCCTCACTCATCCAATGGGCACTCTCCATCTGAGACATCTCCCAGCCCagtgaaaaagaagaagaagcccgGGGCGGTCAACAGCAGCAAAGACCAG TCAGAACTAAGACATGGTCCCTTTTACTATGTGAAGCAGCCAGCACTCACCACAGACCCTGTTGATGTTGTACCGCAGGACGGCAGGAATGACTTCTACTGCTGGGTGTGCCACCGGGAGGGCCAGGTGCTCTGCTGCGAGCTGTGCCCCCGCGTGTACCACGCTAAGTGCCTGAAACTGGCCGCCGAGCCCGAGGGCGACTGGTTCTGCCCTGAGTGTGAG AAAATAACAGTAGCTGAATGCATAGAGACTCAGAGCAAAGCGATGACAATGCTAACATTAGACCAGCTGTCCTACCTGCTAAAGTTTGCTCTGCAGAAGATGAAGCAGCCTGGT ACCGAGCCCTTTCAGAAACCCGTGTCTCTGGAGCAGCACCCAGACTATGCAGAGTATATCTTTCACCCCATGGACATCTGTACATTAGAGAAG AacatcaaaaagaaaatgtacggCTGCACTGAAGCTTTTTTAGCCGATGTGAAGTGGATATTGCACAACTGCATAATTTATAATGGTG GTAATCACAAACTGACTGCTACAGCTAAAGTAATAGTGAAAATCTGTGAACACGAG atgAATGAAATTGAAGTTTGTCCAGAGTGCTACTTGTCAGCATGTCAGAAAAGAGACAACTGGTTTTGCGAGCCATGT AGTAATCCCCATCCTCTAGTCTGGGCAAAACTCAAAGGATTCCCATTTTGGCCGGCCAAAGCACTTCGAGACAAAGATGGTCAAGTGGATGCTCGCTTTTTTGGCCAACATGATAG GGCCTGGGTACCAATAAATAACTGCTACCTCATGTCCAAGGAGATACCTTTCTCTGTGAAGAAGACCAAAAGCATCTTCAACAGTGCCATGCAGGAGATGGAGGTCTATGTGGAGAACATACGTCGCAAGTTTACCGTTTTCAACTACGCCCCCTTTCGTACACCCTACACACCCGAAAACCAGTTTCAGATGCTACTGGACCCATCCAACCCTGCAGCTGGCTCTGTCAGACCAGACAAGCAGGAGAAGATCAAGTTCAGCTTCGATATGACTGCATCTCCCAAGATGCTTATGGGCAAAACGATGCATTCGACTGGGAGTAGCGGTGCAGCCATCGGGAGGCGGATCTCATTGACGGACATGCCTCGTTCACCAATGAGCACAAACTCTTCTGCCCACACAGGCTCAGATGGGGAACAGGAGGACAAAGGTCAGGCCAGAGCCCCTCTGAGCCATTCTAGCACAGGAGAGGAGTCGCTGGATTGCAATG CTTCACCTGTTCCAGCCAGACAGGGCCTTACAGGAAATGCTATAGACAGCCCCAAACCATTCCACTCCCAGGGACCTGCTGTAGGGGTCAAGCAGGAGAAAGCTCCTCCTACGGCAAGCATCCTTAACCTCAATCTGG ATCGCAGTAAAGCGGAGATGGACTTGAAGGAGCTTAGCGAGAGTGtgcaacagcagcaacaacaaggGGCACCACCTACACTCACCTCCCCAAAGAGGCAGATCAGGAGCCGCTTCCAGCTAACCCTGGACAAGACCATTGAGAGCTGCAAGGCCCAGTTGG GAATCGATGAGATCTCTGAGGACGTCTACAAGGGTGTGGAAGATTCTGAGGACTCGGACAAGTCTGACTCCAGTGACAGTGAGTACGCCAGTGATGAGGAGAAGCCTAAAGAGAGCCAGGAGGCCTGCACAGATGATAAGATGGAGAAAGAAGTGTCCAAAAGGAAGCCTAAGACTACATCCTCCCCTCCTCATTGCTCTGAAAACCAGCCCCCAAACACAGAAGGGTCAGCTGCCAACACATCATCTGATTCAGAACCTGTGACCAAACCAATCACTGCCAGTTCTCCAGCCAAAGATAGGCAGGTTACCAATCCTGATAAAGAGCCTCCTGAGAGGTTGAAAGGAGCTCCAGCATCCCCCGTGGTCTGTGATAAGCCCAAGAATTCAGAAGAGGTACGGGTGCCACCCATCTCAGATGCAGATGTGGACTCGGACTCAGAGAGGGAGCTGGTGATCGACCTTGGAGAGGAGCAGGGaggcagagagaggaagaggatcaAGAGGGACCCAGCCACTGTCACTGCACTTAAAGAGCCCAGCACCAAATCAGAAG GCAAAGGCTCCACCACACTGAGTGGCCCAGCACCATCACAGCAGAACACTCAAGCCTCCTTCAACCCGAGTCCTAAAGACCCCGCCCAACCAGCCACTGCTATTGCTCCCAGCATCCTCACTTTCCCTGctgccccctcctcctcctcctcctcctccaccccagCCTCTGCCTCTCTTCCTGGCTCTGCCCCGTCCTCAGTTCCCTCTGCACCCGCTGCACCCATCACCATGGTGAAGAAACAGCGCCCCCTGTTGCCCCGAGAGACGGTCCCTGTGGTTCAACGCGCAGTGGTGTGGAACCCCTCCACCAAGTTCCAGACGTCCTCCCAGAAGTGGCACATGCAGAAAGTGCAGCGTCAGCAACAGAGTCAGCATGCGGTTGCGCAGACACAGGCGCAGCCGCTGCCGCCTGACCAGCAGCAGCCGATCTCACCCtcttctgcagcacagcagccgTCCTCCAGTACACGGTACCAGACGCGACAGGCAGTTAAAG TTCAGCAGAAGGACTCTGTGCTCAGCACATCCACCTCATCTGTTACCCTGGTGACCAGCACTCCAGTCTCTGTGGCCACAGGAATCACCGGAGGTACGGTGAGCAGCTCCgccacatcctcctcttcttccagcGGGGCGGTCGACTTCCACATCCCCACTGCCTCTGCAGACGTAGCGGCAGACATCGCTAAGTACACCAACAAA ATAATGGATGCAATCAAAGGGACAATGACAGAGATATACAATGACCTCTCCAAGAGCACTTCAGGAAACACAATAGCCGAG ATCCGACGGCTAAGGATTGAAATTGAGAAGCTGCAGTGGCTGCATCAGCAGGAACTGTCAGAAATGAAGCACAATCTAG AGCTGACCATGGCAGAGATGCGCCTAAGCCTGGAACAGGAGCGGGAGCGGCTGGTGGCAGAGGTGAAGAagcagatggagcaggagaagcagcaggCCGTGGACGAGACCAAGAAGAAGCAGTGGTGCGCCAACTGCAGGAAGGAGGCCATCTTCTACTGCTGCTGGAACACCAGCTACTGCGACTACCCCTGCCAGCAGGCCCACTGGCCTGAGCACATGAAGTCCTGCACACAATCTG caacGGCCTCCCAGCAGGAGACTGAGATGGAGGCCAGCACAGAGGCTCCACACAAAACCAGTGGGCCGCCCAGCACCACTCAAAACCCACTTAAAGACAGCACGGCCACTGCAGGCCCCGAACAGGACTgtgacacagaaaaaaacaaagacagcgTGACAGTCAGCATGTCATAG
- the zmynd8 gene encoding protein kinase C-binding protein 1 isoform X3, with amino-acid sequence MEISTRSKVAESGSVDRIAQKRKLPSPPHSSNGHSPSETSPSPVKKKKKPGAVNSSKDQSELRHGPFYYVKQPALTTDPVDVVPQDGRNDFYCWVCHREGQVLCCELCPRVYHAKCLKLAAEPEGDWFCPECEKITVAECIETQSKAMTMLTLDQLSYLLKFALQKMKQPGDTPSFSAHPPPATTLQKKAFNWVNIKQPLPPPVLLSLTRAFPSFPSLFSMSRVKVSGCTSRLVVGMTMCCVYVHVFQTEPFQKPVSLEQHPDYAEYIFHPMDICTLEKNIKKKMYGCTEAFLADVKWILHNCIIYNGGNHKLTATAKVIVKICEHEMNEIEVCPECYLSACQKRDNWFCEPCSNPHPLVWAKLKGFPFWPAKALRDKDGQVDARFFGQHDRAWVPINNCYLMSKEIPFSVKKTKSIFNSAMQEMEVYVENIRRKFTVFNYAPFRTPYTPENQFQMLLDPSNPAAGSVRPDKQEKIKFSFDMTASPKMLMGKTMHSTGSSGAAIGRRISLTDMPRSPMSTNSSAHTGSDGEQEDKGQARAPLSHSSTGEESLDCNASPVPARQGLTGNAIDSPKPFHSQGPAVGVKQEKAPPTASILNLNLDRSKAEMDLKELSESVQQQQQQGAPPTLTSPKRQIRSRFQLTLDKTIESCKAQLGIDEISEDVYKGVEDSEDSDKSDSSDSEYASDEEKPKESQEACTDDKMEKEVSKRKPKTTSSPPHCSENQPPNTEGSAANTSSDSEPVTKPITASSPAKDRQVTNPDKEPPERLKGAPASPVVCDKPKNSEEVRVPPISDADVDSDSERELVIDLGEEQGGRERKRIKRDPATVTALKEPSTKSEGKGSTTLSGPAPSQQNTQASFNPSPKDPAQPATAIAPSILTFPAAPSSSSSSSTPASASLPGSAPSSVPSAPAAPITMVKKQRPLLPRETVPVVQRAVVWNPSTKFQTSSQKWHMQKVQRQQQSQHAVAQTQAQPLPPDQQQPISPSSAAQQPSSSTRYQTRQAVKAVQQKDSVLSTSTSSVTLVTSTPVSVATGITGGTVSSSATSSSSSSGAVDFHIPTASADVAADIAKYTNKIMDAIKGTMTEIYNDLSKSTSGNTIAEIRRLRIEIEKLQWLHQQELSEMKHNLELTMAEMRLSLEQERERLVAEVKKQMEQEKQQAVDETKKKQWCANCRKEAIFYCCWNTSYCDYPCQQAHWPEHMKSCTQSATASQQETEMEASTEAPHKTSGPPSTTQNPLKDSTATAGPEQDCDTEKNKDSVTVSMS; translated from the exons ATGGAGATCTCCACACGGTCAAAAG TTGCAGAGTCTGGTTCTGTGGATCGGATTGCCCAGAAGCGTAAGTTGCCCAGCCCCCCTCACTCATCCAATGGGCACTCTCCATCTGAGACATCTCCCAGCCCagtgaaaaagaagaagaagcccgGGGCGGTCAACAGCAGCAAAGACCAG TCAGAACTAAGACATGGTCCCTTTTACTATGTGAAGCAGCCAGCACTCACCACAGACCCTGTTGATGTTGTACCGCAGGACGGCAGGAATGACTTCTACTGCTGGGTGTGCCACCGGGAGGGCCAGGTGCTCTGCTGCGAGCTGTGCCCCCGCGTGTACCACGCTAAGTGCCTGAAACTGGCCGCCGAGCCCGAGGGCGACTGGTTCTGCCCTGAGTGTGAG AAAATAACAGTAGCTGAATGCATAGAGACTCAGAGCAAAGCGATGACAATGCTAACATTAGACCAGCTGTCCTACCTGCTAAAGTTTGCTCTGCAGAAGATGAAGCAGCCTGGT GATACTCCCAGCTTCTCAGCTCATCCCCCTCCCGCCACCACCTTGCAGAAAAAGGCTTTTAATTGGGTAAACATTAAAcaacccctccctccccccgtGCTTCTCAGCCTAACCCGTGCCTTCCCATCATTCCCCTCTCTGTTTAGCATGAGTAGAGTGAAGGTTTCTGGCTGTACGAGCCGTCTAGTGGTGGGGATGaccatgtgttgtgtgtatgtgcatgtttttCAGACCGAGCCCTTTCAGAAACCCGTGTCTCTGGAGCAGCACCCAGACTATGCAGAGTATATCTTTCACCCCATGGACATCTGTACATTAGAGAAG AacatcaaaaagaaaatgtacggCTGCACTGAAGCTTTTTTAGCCGATGTGAAGTGGATATTGCACAACTGCATAATTTATAATGGTG GTAATCACAAACTGACTGCTACAGCTAAAGTAATAGTGAAAATCTGTGAACACGAG atgAATGAAATTGAAGTTTGTCCAGAGTGCTACTTGTCAGCATGTCAGAAAAGAGACAACTGGTTTTGCGAGCCATGT AGTAATCCCCATCCTCTAGTCTGGGCAAAACTCAAAGGATTCCCATTTTGGCCGGCCAAAGCACTTCGAGACAAAGATGGTCAAGTGGATGCTCGCTTTTTTGGCCAACATGATAG GGCCTGGGTACCAATAAATAACTGCTACCTCATGTCCAAGGAGATACCTTTCTCTGTGAAGAAGACCAAAAGCATCTTCAACAGTGCCATGCAGGAGATGGAGGTCTATGTGGAGAACATACGTCGCAAGTTTACCGTTTTCAACTACGCCCCCTTTCGTACACCCTACACACCCGAAAACCAGTTTCAGATGCTACTGGACCCATCCAACCCTGCAGCTGGCTCTGTCAGACCAGACAAGCAGGAGAAGATCAAGTTCAGCTTCGATATGACTGCATCTCCCAAGATGCTTATGGGCAAAACGATGCATTCGACTGGGAGTAGCGGTGCAGCCATCGGGAGGCGGATCTCATTGACGGACATGCCTCGTTCACCAATGAGCACAAACTCTTCTGCCCACACAGGCTCAGATGGGGAACAGGAGGACAAAGGTCAGGCCAGAGCCCCTCTGAGCCATTCTAGCACAGGAGAGGAGTCGCTGGATTGCAATG CTTCACCTGTTCCAGCCAGACAGGGCCTTACAGGAAATGCTATAGACAGCCCCAAACCATTCCACTCCCAGGGACCTGCTGTAGGGGTCAAGCAGGAGAAAGCTCCTCCTACGGCAAGCATCCTTAACCTCAATCTGG ATCGCAGTAAAGCGGAGATGGACTTGAAGGAGCTTAGCGAGAGTGtgcaacagcagcaacaacaaggGGCACCACCTACACTCACCTCCCCAAAGAGGCAGATCAGGAGCCGCTTCCAGCTAACCCTGGACAAGACCATTGAGAGCTGCAAGGCCCAGTTGG GAATCGATGAGATCTCTGAGGACGTCTACAAGGGTGTGGAAGATTCTGAGGACTCGGACAAGTCTGACTCCAGTGACAGTGAGTACGCCAGTGATGAGGAGAAGCCTAAAGAGAGCCAGGAGGCCTGCACAGATGATAAGATGGAGAAAGAAGTGTCCAAAAGGAAGCCTAAGACTACATCCTCCCCTCCTCATTGCTCTGAAAACCAGCCCCCAAACACAGAAGGGTCAGCTGCCAACACATCATCTGATTCAGAACCTGTGACCAAACCAATCACTGCCAGTTCTCCAGCCAAAGATAGGCAGGTTACCAATCCTGATAAAGAGCCTCCTGAGAGGTTGAAAGGAGCTCCAGCATCCCCCGTGGTCTGTGATAAGCCCAAGAATTCAGAAGAGGTACGGGTGCCACCCATCTCAGATGCAGATGTGGACTCGGACTCAGAGAGGGAGCTGGTGATCGACCTTGGAGAGGAGCAGGGaggcagagagaggaagaggatcaAGAGGGACCCAGCCACTGTCACTGCACTTAAAGAGCCCAGCACCAAATCAGAAG GCAAAGGCTCCACCACACTGAGTGGCCCAGCACCATCACAGCAGAACACTCAAGCCTCCTTCAACCCGAGTCCTAAAGACCCCGCCCAACCAGCCACTGCTATTGCTCCCAGCATCCTCACTTTCCCTGctgccccctcctcctcctcctcctcctccaccccagCCTCTGCCTCTCTTCCTGGCTCTGCCCCGTCCTCAGTTCCCTCTGCACCCGCTGCACCCATCACCATGGTGAAGAAACAGCGCCCCCTGTTGCCCCGAGAGACGGTCCCTGTGGTTCAACGCGCAGTGGTGTGGAACCCCTCCACCAAGTTCCAGACGTCCTCCCAGAAGTGGCACATGCAGAAAGTGCAGCGTCAGCAACAGAGTCAGCATGCGGTTGCGCAGACACAGGCGCAGCCGCTGCCGCCTGACCAGCAGCAGCCGATCTCACCCtcttctgcagcacagcagccgTCCTCCAGTACACGGTACCAGACGCGACAGGCAGTTAAAG CAGTTCAGCAGAAGGACTCTGTGCTCAGCACATCCACCTCATCTGTTACCCTGGTGACCAGCACTCCAGTCTCTGTGGCCACAGGAATCACCGGAGGTACGGTGAGCAGCTCCgccacatcctcctcttcttccagcGGGGCGGTCGACTTCCACATCCCCACTGCCTCTGCAGACGTAGCGGCAGACATCGCTAAGTACACCAACAAA ATAATGGATGCAATCAAAGGGACAATGACAGAGATATACAATGACCTCTCCAAGAGCACTTCAGGAAACACAATAGCCGAG ATCCGACGGCTAAGGATTGAAATTGAGAAGCTGCAGTGGCTGCATCAGCAGGAACTGTCAGAAATGAAGCACAATCTAG AGCTGACCATGGCAGAGATGCGCCTAAGCCTGGAACAGGAGCGGGAGCGGCTGGTGGCAGAGGTGAAGAagcagatggagcaggagaagcagcaggCCGTGGACGAGACCAAGAAGAAGCAGTGGTGCGCCAACTGCAGGAAGGAGGCCATCTTCTACTGCTGCTGGAACACCAGCTACTGCGACTACCCCTGCCAGCAGGCCCACTGGCCTGAGCACATGAAGTCCTGCACACAATCTG caacGGCCTCCCAGCAGGAGACTGAGATGGAGGCCAGCACAGAGGCTCCACACAAAACCAGTGGGCCGCCCAGCACCACTCAAAACCCACTTAAAGACAGCACGGCCACTGCAGGCCCCGAACAGGACTgtgacacagaaaaaaacaaagacagcgTGACAGTCAGCATGTCATAG